The following proteins come from a genomic window of Sorghum bicolor cultivar BTx623 chromosome 3, Sorghum_bicolor_NCBIv3, whole genome shotgun sequence:
- the LOC8062168 gene encoding receptor-like protein kinase HSL1, with protein MAPPRRAYPCARTYFLFVLLALLPCCCLVRRSAAQSSQPANNDTQLLLQIKSAWGNPPALAGWDASSPGAPCDWKFVGCDSTAGAGRVTNLTLGSAGVAGPFPADAVGGLSALTYLDVSNNSISGAFPTALYRCASLQYLDLSQNNLTGELPADIGSLGKNLTTLCLYSNGFNGSIPAGLGALTRLQTLWIASNPFVAGELPPSFKNLTNLVSLWAQQCNLIGDFPSSVLEMKELELLSLANNMLTGSIPAGVWSLKNLQQLFLYGNNLTGDVVVNDLAATNLNYIDLSENYKLTGAIPEAFGALKSLTDLYLFSNNFSGEIPASIGRLPSLSTFRFGNNRFTGKLPPDLGKYSGLLIVEADYNELTGAIPEGLCTGGKFRFLTAKSNKLNGSIPAGLANCTALKSLALDNNQLSGDVPEALWTAPLLNFVTLRSNQLSGSLPVTMPSNLTTLAMENNKFGGSVPATAVALKKFTADNNQFSGPIPASIGDGMLQLQTLNLSGNLLSGDIPTSVTKLSQLTQMDMSRNQLTGEIPAELGAMPVLSVLDLSSNELSGAIPPSLANPTLNSLNLSSNQLSGQVPGGLATAAYDGSFLDNPGLCTTATGPGYLAGVRSCAAGSQDGGSSGGVSHALRTGLLVAGAALLLVAAAFTFFVVRDIRKRRRVAERGDWKMTPFVVDLGFGEEPILRGLTEENIIGRGGSGRVYRVTFTNRLNGSAGAVAVKQIRTSGKLDGKLEREFESEAGILGNLRHNNIVRLLCCLSGAESKLIVYDYLENGSLDKWLHGDALDTGGGHPMGRARSARRAPLDWLTRLKVAVGAAQGLCYMHHECVPPIVHRDVKTSNILLDSEFRAKVADFGLARMLVQAGAPETMSAVAGSFGYMAPECAYTKKVNEKVDVYSFGVVLLELTTGKEPNDGGEHGSLAGWARHLYQSRGSITEATDMSIRYAGYSDEIEVVFRLGVLCTAEMASSRPTMDDVLQILLKCSEQTHEKSKTQRVPENEEDPLRLPQRGSRRKQLSNGTGIDIESKSHFDSIV; from the exons ATGGCACCACCGCGCCGCGCGTACCCGTGCGCGCGCACCTACTTCCTCTTCGTCCTGCTCGCGCTGCTCCCCTGCTGCTGCCTCGTGCGCCGTTCGGCCGCGCAGTCGTCGCAGCCGGCGAACAACGACACGCAGCTGCTGCTCCAGATCAAGAGCGCGTGGGGCAACCCGCCGGCGCTCGCGGGATGGGACGCCTCGTCCCCGGGCGCGCCCTGCGACTGGAAGTTCGTCGGCTGCGACAGCACGGCCGGCGCCGGGCGCGTCACGAACCTCACGCTCGGCAGCGCCGGCGTCGCGGGGCCCTTCCCGGCGGACGCCGTCGGCGGCCTCTCGGCGCTGACCTACCTCGACGTCTCCAACAACAGCATCTCCGGCGCGTTCCCGACCGCGCTCTACCGCTGCGCGTCGCTCCAGTACCTCGACCTGTCCCAGAACAACCTCACCGGTGAGCTGCCTGCGGACATCGGCAGCCTGGGGAAGAATCTGACCACGCTGTGCCTATACAGCAACGGGTTCAATGGCTCCATCCCGGCGGGTCTCGGGGCGCTGACGAGGCTTCAGACCTTGTGGATCGCCAGCAACCCATTCGTCGCGGGCGAGCTGCCGCCGTCGTTCAAGAACCTCACCAACCTAGTCAGCCTCTGGGCACAGCAGTGCAACCTCATCGGCGACTTCCCGAGCTCTGTGCTTGAGATGAAGGAGTTGGAGTTGCTGAGCCTGGCCAATAACATGTTGACCGGAAGCATACCTGCGGGTGTTTGGAGCCTGAAGAACTTGCAGCAATTGTTTTTGTACGGCAACAACCTCACCGGCGACGTGGTTGTTAATGACTTGGCCGCGACGAACTTAAATTACATCGACCTTTCGGAGAATTATAAGCTTACCGGAGCCATCCCTGAAGCCTTTGGGGCCTTGAAGAGCCTTACAGATCTGTACCTCTTCAGcaacaacttctccggcgagatACCAGCGAGCATCGGCCGGTTGCCATCACTGTCGACATTCAGGTTTGGCAATAACAGGTTTACTGGCAAGCTCCCGCCGGACCTTGGAAAGTACTCAGGCTTGCTTATTGTTGAGGCTGATTACAATGAGCTCACCGGTGCTATCCCTGAAGGGCTGTGCACTGGAGGCAAGTTCCGGTTCCTCACCGCCAAGAGCAACAAACTGAACGGGTCCATCCCAGCAGGCCTGGCAAACTGTACGGCTCTCAAATCGCTGGCTCTAGACAATAACCAGCTCTCCGGCGACGTGCCAGAGGCTCTGTGGACGGCGCCGCTGCTTAATTTCGTGACACTACGGAGTAACCAGCTCTCCGGGAGTCTTCCGGTCACCATGCCCAGCAACCTTACAACGTTAGCCATGGAGAACAACAAATTCGGCGGCAGCGTTCCGGCTACTGCAGTTGCGCTCAAGAAATTCACGGCCGACAACAACCAGTTCTCCGGCCCAATACCGGCCAGTATTGGTGACGGGATGCTGCAGCTCCAGACACTGAACCTGTCCGGTAACCTGCTCTCCGGCGATATCCCGACGAGCGTTACTAAGCTCAGCCAGCTGACGCAGATGGACATGAGCAGGAACCAGCTCACCGGAGAGATACCGGCAGAGCTGGGCGCCAtgccggtgctcagcgtccttGACCTGTCGTCGAACGAGCTCTCCGGCGCCATACCACCGTCGCTTGCGAATCCGACACTCAACTCCCTCAACCTGTCCTCAAACCAGCTTAGTGGCCAGGTGCCGGGCGGCCTGGCCACCGCGGCCTACGACGGCAGCTTCCTCGACAACCCCGGCCTCTGCACCACCGCTACGGGACCCGGGTACCTCGCCGGCGTGCGCTCCTGCGCCGCGGGGTCACAAGACGGAGGTTCTTCCGGAGGCGTCTCGCATGCGCTCCGCACGGGCCTCCTCGTCGCTGGCGCCGCGCTCCTCCTCGTCGCCGCGGCCTTCACCTTCTTCGTGGTCCGCGACATCAGGAAACGGCGCCGCGTCGCGGAGCGGGGCGACTGGAAGATGACGCCTTTCGTTGTGGATCTGGGATTCGGGGAGGAGCCCATACTCCGGGGGCTGACGGAGGAGAACATCATCGGCCGCGGCGGGTCCGGCCGCGTGTACCGCGTCACCTTCACCAACCGGCTCAACGGGAGCGCCGGCGCGGTGGCCGTGAAGCAGATACGGACCTCCGGGAAACTGGACGGGAAGCTGGAGCGCGAGTTCGAGTCGGAGGCTGGCATCCTCGGCAACCTGCGGCACAACAACATCGTCAGGCTGCTGTGCTGCCTCTCCGGCGCCGAGTCCAAGCTCATCGTGTACGACTACTTGGAGAACGGAAGCCTGGACAAGTGGCTCCACGGCGACGCTCTAGACACCGGCGGCGGGCACCCGATGGGGAGAGCGCGGTCCGCACGGCGCGCACCGCTGGACTGGCTCACCAGGCTCAAGGTGGCCGTCGGCGCCGCGCAGGGGCTGTGCTACATGCACCACGAATGCGTGCCGCCCATCGTTCACCGCGACGTCAAGACAAGCAACATCCTGCTGGACTCGGAGTTCCGGGCCAAGGTCGCCGACTTCGGGCTGGCCCGGATGCTGGTGCAGGCCGGAGCGCCAGAGACGATGTCCGCCGTCGCTGGCTCGTTCGGTTACATGGCTCCCG AGTGTGCTTACACAAAGAAGGTGAATGAGAAGGTCGACGTCTACAGCTTCGGCGTCGTGCTCCTGGAGCTCACCACCGGCAAGGAGCCCAACGACGGCGGCGAGCACGGCAGCCTGGCGGGATGGGCACGACACCTCTACCAGTCTCGAGGGAGCATCACCGAGGCCACAGACATGAGCATCAGATACGCCGGGTACTCCGACGAGATCGAGGTTGTTTTCAGGTTAGGCGTGCTCTGCACCGCAGAGATGGCGTCGTCGCGGCCAACCATGGACGACGTGCTGCAGATCTTACTCAAGTGCAGCGAGCAGACGCACGAGAAGAGCAAAACGCAGCGTGTCCCTGAGAACGAGGAGGATCCACTCCGGCTGCCACAGCGCGGTAGTCGCCGGAAACAGCTCTCGAACGGCACGGGGATTGACATCGAATCCAAGAGCCACTTCGACAGCATTGTCTGA
- the LOC8062169 gene encoding receptor-like protein kinase HSL1, with protein sequence MEAPCTYLPGLLLALLLCCCSLLPRAAAQSSQPAPAADEAHLLLQIKRAWGDPPVLAGWNASDAHCAWPYVGCDTAGRVTNLTLADVNVSGPFPDAVGELAGLTYLNVSNNSIADVFPSTLYRCASLRYIDLSQNYFGGEIPANVGQGLAASLTTLVLSGNEFNGTIPRSLSSLLNLRHLKLDNNRLAGTVPGGLGELTRLQTLWLAFNPFVPGKLPASFKNLTNLVSLWVAHCNLVGDFPSYLEDMQELEVLDLSDNMLAGNIPPGIWNLRKLQKLTVFSNNLTGDMVVDDGFAAKSLTIIDVSENNLSGVIPEVFGHLQNLTKLHLFSNNFSGEIPASIGRLPSLWTLRLYSNRFTGTLPLELGKHSGLGYVEVDDNELTGAIPEGLCAGGQFHYLTAEHNHLNGSIPVSLANCTTLVTLDLDNNQLTGDVPEPLWTARQLQFLTLQSNQLTGSLPAAMSTNLKTLQIGNNQFGGNISASAVELKVFTAENNQFSGEIPASLGDGMPLLERLNLSGNQLSGAIPKSVASLRQLTFLDMSRNQLSGAIPAELGAMPVLSVLDLSSNELSGAIPPELVKPNLNSLDLSSNHLSGQVPIGFATAAYDNSFRDNPGLCTEEATGPAGVRSCAAAAGSQDRGSSRGVSHALRTGLLVAGGVLLAAAAFALLLVRDMKKRRRVAVRDEWKMTPFVHDLGLGEASILRELTEENLIGRGGSGHVYRVTYINRLTGSAGVVAVKQIRIAGTLDEKLEREFESEAGILGSVRHNNIVRLLCCLSGTQAKLLVYDYMDNGSLHQWLHGHNSRADGHFTARAPLDWLTRLRVAVGVAQGLCYLHHECSPPIIHRDVKTSNILLDSEFRAKVADFGLARMLVEVGAPKTMSAVAGSFGYMAPESAYTNKVNEKVDVYSFGVVLLELTTGKEASAGGEHGGLAEWARHHYQSGGSIPDATDKSIRYAGYSEEIQVVFSLGVLCTADMPSSRPTMKDVLQILLKCSEQTCQKSKMENGQEYEAAPLLLPQRHSRRKQPSNGTGIDIQENSDFDSTV encoded by the exons ATGGAGGCACCATGCACGTACCTCCCCGGCCTGCTGCTCGCGCTGCTTCTCTGCTGCTGCAGCCTCCTTCCCCGCGCGGCCGCGCAGTCCTCccagccggcgccggcggcggacgaGGCGCACCTCCTGCTCCAGATCAAGCGCGCGTGGGGCGACCCGCCCGTGCTCGCCGGATGGAACGCCTCGGACGCGCACTGCGCGTGGCCATACGTGGGCTGCGACACGGCAGGCCGCGTCACCAACCTCACCCTCGCCGACGTCAACGTCTCAGGCCCGTTCCCAGACgccgtcggcgagctcgcgGGCCTCACGTACCTCAACGTCTCCAACAACAGCATCGCCGACGTGTTCCCGAGCACGCTGTACCGCTGCGCTTCGCTGCGGTACATCGATCTCTCCCAGAACTACTTCGGCGGCGAGATCCCCGCGAACGTCGGCCAGGGCCTGGCGGCGAGCCTGACCACGCTGGTCCTCAGCGGCAACGAGTTCAACGGCACCATCCCGAGGTCGCTCTCCAGCCTCCTGAACCTCCGGCATCTCAAGCTCGACAACAATCGCCTCGCCGGCACCGTCCCGGGTGGTCTCGGTGAGCTGACGAGGCTTCAGACGCTGTGGCTGGCGTTCAACCCGTTCGTCCCTGGCAAGCTGCCGGCGTCATTCAAGAACCTGACAAATCTAGTCAGCCTCTGGGTGGCGCACTGCAACCTCGTCGGCGACTTCCCGAGCTATTTAGAGGATATGCAGGAGTTGGAGGTGCTGGACCTCTCGGACAACATGTTGGCAGGAAACATACCTCCGGGGATTTGGAACCTGAGGAAATTGCAAAAGCTGACAGTATTCAGTAACAATCTCACCGGCGACATGGTCGTCGACGATGGCTTTGCTGCAAAGAGCTTGACCATAATTGACGTCTCCGAGAACAACCTTAGTGGAGTCATCCCAGAAGTCTTCGGGCATTTACAGAACCTCACAAAATTACATCTCTTCAGCAATAACTTTTCAGGCGAGATACCAGCGAGCATCGGCCGGTTGCCGTCTCTATGGACTTTGAGATTGTACAGTAACAGGTTTACCGGCACACTTCCGCTGGAACTCGGGAAGCACTCGGGCTTGGGTTATGTAGAGGTTGATGACAACGAGCTCACCGGCGCCATTCCAGAAGGGTTATGCGCCGGAGGCCAGTTCCATTACCTCACCGCCGAGCACAACCACCTGAACGGCTCCATCCCAGTTAGTCTTGCCAACTGCACGACTCTTGTGACCCTGGACCTAGACAATAACCAGCTCACCGGCGACGTGCCAGAGCCTCTATGGACAGCGAGGCAGCTTCAGTTCCTAACACTACAGAGTAACCAGCTCACCGGGAGTCTTCCGGCAGCGATGTCTACAAACCTTAAGACGTTACAGATAGGGAACAACCAATTCGGTGGCAACATTTCGGCTTCGGCAGTTGAGCTCAAGGTGTTCACCGCCGAGAACAACCAGTTTTCTGGCGAGATACCGGCGAGTCTTGGCGACGGCATGCCGCTGCTGGAGAGACTGAACCTGTCAGGCAACCAACTCTCTGGCGCGATTCCCAAGAGCGTTGCTAGCCTGAGGCAGCTGACGTTTCTAGACATGAGCAGGAACCAGCTCAGCGGCGCGATCCCGGCCGAATTGGGCGCCAtgccggtgctcagcgtcctcGACCTTTCGTCGAACGAGCTCTCCGGCGCCATACCTCCGGAGCTTGTGAAGCCAAACCTCAACTCCCTCGACCTGTCCTCCAACCACCTCAGTGGCCAGGTCCCGATCGGGTTCGCCACGGCGGCCTACGACAACAGCTTCCGCGACAACCCCGGCCTTTGCACCGAGGAGGCTACGGGACCCGCCGGCGTGCGCTCCTGTGCTGCGGCTGCGGGATCACAAGACAGGGGTTCTTCCCGAGGCGTCTCACATGCACTCCGCACGGGCCTCCTTGTCGCCGGCGGCGTGCTCCTCGCCGCCGCTGCCTTCGCCCTGCTACTCGTCCGCGACATGAAGAAACGGCGGCGCGTCGCGGTCCGGGACGAGTGGAAGATGACGCCTTTCGTCCACGATCTGGGCCTCGGGGAGGCGTCCATACTCCGGGAGCTGACAGAGGAGAACCTCATCGGCCGCGGCGGTTCCGGCCACGTGTACCGCGTCACCTACATCAACCGTCTCACCGGGAGCGCGGGTGTGGTGGCCGTGAAGCAGATACGGATCGCCGGGACGCTGGACGAGAAGCTGGAGCGCGAGTTCGAGTCGGAGGCCGGCATCCTCGGCAGCGTCCGGCATAACAACATTGTCAGGCTGCTGTGCTGCCTCTCCGGCACTCAGGCCAAGCTCCTTGTGTACGACTACATGGACAACGGCAGCCTGCACCAGTGGCTCCACGGCCACAACTCCCGCGCTGATGGGCACTTTACGGCCAGGGCGCCGCTGGACTGGCTGACGAGGCTCAGGGTGGCCGTCGGCGTCGCGCAGGGGCTATGCTACTTGCACCACGAGTGCTCGCCACCCATCATTCACCGCGACGTCAAGACGAGCAACATCCTGCTGGACTCGGAGTTCAGGGCCAAGGTCGCTGACTTCGGGCTGGCCAGGATGCTGGTGGAGGTCGGGGCACCCAAAACGATGTCCGCCGTCGCTGGGTCCTTCGGCTACATGGCTCCCG AGAGTGCTTACACGAACAAGGTGAACGAGAAGGTCGACGTCTACAGCTTCGGCGTCGTTCTCCTGGAGCTCACCACCGGCAAGGAGGCCAGCGCCGGCGGCGAGCACGGCGGCCTGGCGGAATGGGCGCGGCACCACTACCAATCAGGGGGGAGCATCCCTGATGCCACAGACAAGAGCATCAGGTACGCAGGGTACTCTGAGGAGATCCAGGTTGTGTTCAGCCTAGGCGTGCTGTGCACCGCAGATATGCCGTCGTCGCGGCCAACCATGAAGGACGTGCTGCAAATCTTGCTCAAGTGCAGCGAGCAGACGTGCCAGAAGAGCAAGATGGAGAACGGCCAGGAGTACGAGGCGGCTCCTCTCCTGTTGCCGCAGCGGCACAGTCGCCGGAAACAGCCGTCGAACGGAACAGGAATCGACATCCAAGAGAACAGTGACTTCGACAGCACGGTCTGA
- the LOC8062170 gene encoding hexokinase-6 produces MGKGAVVGTAVVVGAAAAAAVGVAVVSLSRRRRRRREAEDERKRKAAAVIEEVEQRFSTPTALLRGIADAMVEEMERGLRAEPHAPLKMLISYVDNLPTGDEQGLFYALDLGGTNFRVIRVQLGGRDKRVVKQQYEEVSIPPHLMVGTSTELFDFIAAELEKFVRTEGEDFHLPNGKQRELGFTFSFPVHQTSISSGTLIKWTKGFSINGTVGEDVVAELSRAMERQGLDMKVAALVNDTVGTLAGGRYADNDVVTAVILGTGTNAAYVEHANAIPKWTGLLPRSGNMVINMEWGNFRSDKLPMSEYDKSLDFESLNPGEQIYEKMISGMYLGEIVRRILLKLAHDASLFGDVVPPKLEQLFILRTPDMSAMHHDTSHDLKHLGAKLKDILGVPDTSLEARYITLHVCDLVAERGARLAAAGIYGILKKLGKDKLLSDFSQQRTVVAIDGGLYEHYKKFSACLEATLTDLLGEEVASSVVVKLANDGSGIGAALLAASHSQYAEVA; encoded by the exons ATGGGGAAGGGCGCGGTCGTGGGGACGGCTGTGGTGGTGGGCGCCGCGGCTGCCGCGGCGGTGGGGGTGGCGGTGGTGTCGCTGTCGCGCAGGAGGCGTCGGCGGCGGGAGGCGGAGGAcgagaggaagaggaaggcgGCCGCGGTGATCGAGGAGGTGGAGCAGCGGTTCTCGACGCCCACCGCGCTGCTCCGCGGCATCGCGGACGCCATGGTGGAGGAGATGGAGCGCGGCCTCCGCGCCGAGCCCCACGCGCCGCTCAAGATGCTCATCAGCTACGTCGACAACCTCCCAACCGG TGATGAACAAGGACTGTTTTATGCACTGGACCTTGGCGGGACCAACTTTCGTGTCATACGGGTTCAACTTGGAGGAAGGGATAAACGTGTCGTGAAGCAACAATATGAAGAGGTCTCCATTCCGCCTCATCTTATGGTTGGAACTTCTACG GAACTGTTTGATTTCATTGCTGCTGAGCTGGAAAAATTCGTGCGGACTGAAGGAGAAGATTTCCACCTACCAAATGGCAAGCAGAGAGAACTGGGTTTCACTTTTTCTTTCCCagtgcaccaaacatctatatCATCAGGGACTCTAATTAAGTGGACCAAAGGCTTTTCCATCAATGGCACG GTTGGAGAAGATGTTGTGGCTGAATTGAGTAGAGCCATGGAAAGGCAGGGTCTTGATATGAAAGTTGCAGCTCTG GTTAATGATACCGTAGGCACATTGGCTGGTGGGAGATATGCTGATAATGATGTTGTTACTGCTGTAATATTGGGCACTGGCACAAATGCAGCTTATGTGGAACATGCAAATGCGATTCCTAAATGGACCGGACTACTGCCTAGATCAGGGAATATG GTAATCAACATGGAATGGGGAAACTTCAGGTCAGATAAACTTCCAATGTCAGAGTATGATAAATCCTTGGACTTTGAAAGTTTGAACCCTGGTGAGCAG ATATATGAAAAGATGATTTCTGGAATGTATCTTGGAGAAATTGTGCGGAGGATCCTGCTGAAACTGGCTCATGATGCTTCATTGTTTGGGGATGTTGTTCCTCCGAAATTGGAACAGCTATTTATACTGAG GACGCCAGATATGTCAGCCATGCATCATGACACCTCACATGATCTCAAGCACCTGGGAGCTAAGCTGAAGGATATTCTGGGG GTTCCTGATACTTCTCTCGAAGCAAGATACATTACTCTTCATGTGTGCGACCTCGTCGCAGAGAGAGGTGCACGCTTGGCTGCTGCTGGTATATATGGTATTCTGAAGAAGCTTGGCAAAGACAAATTGCTTAGTGACTTCAGTCAACAAAGGACTGTAGTTGCTATTGATGGTGGCTTATACGAGCATTACAAGAAGTTCAGTGCCTGCCTAGAAGCGACGCTTACAGACCTGCTCGGCGAGGAGGTTGCCTCATCGGTTGTTGTCAAGTTGGCCAACGACGGCTCAGGAATCGGAGCTGCACTTCTTGCAGCCTCACACTCCCAGTATGCTGAAGTTGCATAG
- the LOC8075555 gene encoding uncharacterized protein LOC8075555 yields the protein MAAEGSDPTSPASAPPPPPPPKRRKIEPPRRTRPSQVTPDKDNSVASSNSSPIPGSLPARVDLNKVREAKRFAVLQAQHEGCLGSYKSFDSLFGNYLVPVVPTNDFFDQVGTKP from the exons ATGGCGGCCGAGGGGTCAGACCCTACCTCCCCGGcgtcagcgccgccgccgccgccgccaccgaagCGGCGAAAGATCGAGCCGCCCAGGAG GACCAGGCCGTCTCAAGTTACCCCAGATAAGGACAACTCGGTAGCATCTTCCAACTCATCGCCG ATTCCGGGTTCGCTGCCTGCGAGAGTTGATCTCAACAAAGTTAGAGAGGCAAAGCGATTTGCCGTCCTTCAAGCGCAGCACGAGGGGTGCCTTGGAAGCTATAAAAGCTTCGATTCCCTCTTTGGGAATTACCTTGTTCCTGTCGTCCCAACGAACGACTTCTTTGATCAGGTCGGGACCAAACCATGA